In Ktedonobacteraceae bacterium, the DNA window CCAATCTCAAACAGCCAGAAATGGAGCCTGCCAAGTAGAGGATCGAGACGCTTCCCTACCATCTTGGGGAACCAGTAGTAGAATCCGGCGAAGAAGCCAAAGACCATACTACCCACGATAGTGAAGTGGAAGTGTGCTGTAACAAACATGCCACCGTGCAAAATTTCATCGGTGGGCAGATCGGCCAGGTAAATGCCGGTAATTCCTCCGATAACGAAGTTGACCAGCAGGCCGCATACAAACAGCAAGGGAACAGTGGCCCAGACTTTTCCTCTCCAGAATGTACCTACCATACACAGGAAGAAAACGCCGGTAGGAATAGAGATCAACTCGGTATCGAGCATGTAAGGGGCGGCCAGGGCATTTTCTGAACCACTCGTATAGAGGTGATGTCCCCAAACGATAACACTCAGTACAGCAATGCCGATCAATCCACTTAGCATAAAGCGGTAACCGAAGAGGGGTTTGCGAGTGAACACCGTGGTTACTTCAGCCGCCACTGCCAGGGCGGGTAAGGCGATTACATACACTTCGGGATGCCCCATGAACCAGAACAGGTGCTCATACAACCAGTTGCTACCGCCAGAGGCAGCAAGGAAGAAAGAGGTATTGAAGACCCGGTCCATGACAACCATGATCTGGGAGACGATGAACGAAGGGAAGGCCGTTAAACTCAGAATTACTGAGAGTACAACGCCCCAGACGAAGATCGGAAGTCGCCCCCACGTCATGCCTTTCGTGCGCATGACCAGCACGGTCGTCACGATATTCATGGCCGCTACTGTTGTTGAAGTGGCAAAGACCAGGATGAGGAAGCAGTACGCATCCATGCCGGGAGTCAATTCCTGCACCGATAGAGGTGCATATCCAGTCCATCCTGTTGGAAACCCACCAAGGAATACCGTGGAGAGGAAGATAGGAATAGCGGTGAACAGCAGCCAGTAGCTCAGCGCGTTGAGCCGTGGAAAGGCCATATCGCGCGCCCCAATCATGATGGGGAGGATGAAGTTGCCAAATGGACCGCTGACCATGATGATAGTGGTGGCAATCATGAGCATCCCATGCATACCCACGATGGTGTTATAGGTGCTGGGATCGAAGAAGATGGCGCCGGGCCTCGATTGCTCCAACCGGATCATGAAAGCCCCCATCGACCCCAGGAAGAACATAATCAGTACCGTGAACAGGTACTGCATCCCCACCACTTTATGATCGGTCGTCCAGCGGAAATAGCGCCAGAGTCCCTGACCCTTGCCTGCCAGTTCCATTTCTTCAGCAAATGTTGGCTCGTGGCGACCGAAGCCCCACTTGAAGATGCCGTTGAAAGCTCCTATGCCAATAAAGAAGAAGAGCAGCCAGCCTAAATAGACAGACACGGTAACGGCATCGTCATTCGGGACCATGTCGGGGCTATAGGCAGTTGTTATCTTGTTAATCACCACACCGAAGATGGCAGCGCCTATTACACCGAACACTATTCCAGAAACGACGCTTGGGAAAAGCATATTGATGAGATTTGGCCGTCTCACCTCAGTTGCGGTTGTACTTGCTGTGCTGCTCATAGGTGCCCTCCTTGGCTTTGTATCCAGGAATTGAACGAATCAACACTCACTACTTTTACCGATTCCCACATAAAGGAATGAAGGAGCCCGCATAATTCTACACATCTCACCGCGTATGTTCCAATCTGTGTAGGAGTCACAACCGCTGTATTCGTCGTCCGGCCCGGATTCGCATCGACACGTATTCCAAACTCCTCAATAGCAAAGCCATGCAGGACATCCAACGAGGTGACGTAGAATTCCACAGGGCGATTTACCGGCAGTTCAATGAGCTGCGCGCCCTGGCTGGTCGCACTATACTGTGGGTAACTAAAGGTCCACTGCCATTGCTGCGCGGTAACATTAACGATCAAGGTGTTAGTAGTTGAGGCCGCTGAAGTTTCCTGGTAAAAGGCGAAGAGTCCCCAGATGACAAGAAACAAGCATAGTATTGATGTGATGCCTATCCAGCTAATCTGGAGTGCCGGCCTGGGCAGCAAAGGAACACCATCTTCTGTAGGCCTACCACGAACTCTGAAGGAGAAGAGACTATAGCCAATAAAAACGAAAACGAACATGGCCACCGGTATGGATATGATGGTCAGCATGCTGAATGTGAAACTATCGGCTACGGCAAGTGAAGTCGCAGCCGTTGGCAGAATAAACTGGGATACCGGCACCCAGATCGCGATCAGAATCACAGAGAGCACCACCCAGAGGATAATGGCGCGAAGCAGGTGATTCGGCTCTCTCGGTGGCACAGTGTTCCCCGCGTTTCCTTCGATGTTTGGTTCTGACATGTTGCCCCCTTAATAGTTTGTTACAGTGATCGTCCCGGCCATATACCCGGTGGTAGACATTGGCCCGCTAAACCCATAGGGCGTTTCGCGATCATTGCCACAGGGAACATAGCAGTGCCAGACGTAGGTATGACCTGCTGGACCGGTCTTGAACTGGAACTCGATGACGTTAGGAGCAGGATACTGGTACTGGTTACCATCATTGCCAAGCACATTGGTGTTACTGGAAGCATCGTCAGGGACGCCAATGAGCGGAACACTGACAAATATCGGGCTTGTTGTATCGTCGGGTTCCGACTGAATGGTAAACGTATGAGCAATGTCATCCATCGGAACCTGGCTCTTGGGACCGTTGTATGTCCCCGAATTCGTTTTACCAGTGTAGGTTGCCGTCCCACCAAGCGTACCCTGCA includes these proteins:
- a CDS encoding cbb3-type cytochrome c oxidase subunit I; this translates as MSSTASTTATEVRRPNLINMLFPSVVSGIVFGVIGAAIFGVVINKITTAYSPDMVPNDDAVTVSVYLGWLLFFFIGIGAFNGIFKWGFGRHEPTFAEEMELAGKGQGLWRYFRWTTDHKVVGMQYLFTVLIMFFLGSMGAFMIRLEQSRPGAIFFDPSTYNTIVGMHGMLMIATTIIMVSGPFGNFILPIMIGARDMAFPRLNALSYWLLFTAIPIFLSTVFLGGFPTGWTGYAPLSVQELTPGMDAYCFLILVFATSTTVAAMNIVTTVLVMRTKGMTWGRLPIFVWGVVLSVILSLTAFPSFIVSQIMVVMDRVFNTSFFLAASGGSNWLYEHLFWFMGHPEVYVIALPALAVAAEVTTVFTRKPLFGYRFMLSGLIGIAVLSVIVWGHHLYTSGSENALAAPYMLDTELISIPTGVFFLCMVGTFWRGKVWATVPLLFVCGLLVNFVIGGITGIYLADLPTDEILHGGMFVTAHFHFTIVGSMVFGFFAGFYYWFPKMVGKRLDPLLGRLHFWLFEIGFVGTFGALFYAGLQGEPRWSANVAPPFATANTIASLFAILIAASVFVAAYNVILTLVRGEPAAADEWGAKTLEWTVPTPVPLENFEGELPVVTSLPYDYGSPTPERPTPAVDISGAMTQAPIQPQGQE
- a CDS encoding cytochrome c oxidase subunit II — encoded protein: MSEPNIEGNAGNTVPPREPNHLLRAIILWVVLSVILIAIWVPVSQFILPTAATSLAVADSFTFSMLTIISIPVAMFVFVFIGYSLFSFRVRGRPTEDGVPLLPRPALQISWIGITSILCLFLVIWGLFAFYQETSAASTTNTLIVNVTAQQWQWTFSYPQYSATSQGAQLIELPVNRPVEFYVTSLDVLHGFAIEEFGIRVDANPGRTTNTAVVTPTQIGTYAVRCVELCGLLHSFMWESVKVVSVDSFNSWIQSQGGHL